In Anaerolineales bacterium, the following proteins share a genomic window:
- a CDS encoding 4Fe-4S dicluster domain-containing protein has product MTVDLNLVGAKGAIAEAAEGKWGMSIDQDICTGCQACVAACAMENNIAFVGEEDAGYGRSQHWIRIERFWEGAYPDVKATPFQPMLCQQCGHAPCEPVCPVFATPHSNAEQLNLQVYNRCVGTRYCANNCPYQVRSFNWRDYHTIPERGNMVNGTLVFSLHNQFNPDVTVRRRGVMEKCTFCIQRIHKAQDKAKSEGREVEDGEFTTACAQACPANAITFGRVDHPESLVSQLSHQKRGVKHLDELNTLPRVTYLKEG; this is encoded by the coding sequence ATGACTGTTGATTTGAATCTCGTAGGCGCCAAAGGCGCGATCGCAGAAGCCGCGGAAGGCAAATGGGGCATGTCCATTGATCAGGATATTTGCACCGGCTGTCAGGCGTGCGTCGCGGCGTGCGCGATGGAAAATAATATCGCGTTCGTCGGCGAGGAAGACGCCGGTTACGGACGCAGCCAGCACTGGATCCGGATCGAGCGTTTTTGGGAAGGGGCTTATCCCGATGTGAAAGCGACGCCTTTCCAGCCGATGCTGTGTCAGCAATGCGGTCACGCGCCGTGCGAGCCGGTCTGCCCGGTGTTTGCGACGCCGCATAGCAATGCCGAACAACTTAACTTGCAGGTCTATAACCGCTGTGTTGGGACACGTTATTGCGCGAACAACTGCCCGTATCAGGTGCGTTCGTTCAACTGGCGCGATTATCATACGATCCCCGAACGCGGAAATATGGTCAATGGGACGCTGGTATTTTCGCTTCATAACCAATTCAACCCGGATGTGACCGTCCGCCGTCGCGGCGTGATGGAGAAATGCACGTTCTGCATCCAGCGCATCCATAAGGCTCAGGATAAAGCGAAGTCGGAAGGGCGAGAAGTGGAAGACGGCGAGTTTACAACGGCGTGCGCGCAAGCCTGCCCGGCAAATGCCATCACGTTTGGGCGCGTGGATCATCCTGAGTCGTTGGTCAGTCAGTTGTCTCATCAGAAACGCGGGGTTAAGCATCTCGACGAGTTGAATACCCTGCCGCGTGTGACGTATCTCAAGGAAGGCTAG